A genomic window from Halorubrum lacusprofundi ATCC 49239 includes:
- the nasA gene encoding assimilatory nitrate reductase NasA: MTDREPTTCMRCAVGCGYQQRAGDDGEFLDVRGDDDHPTNGGKTCSRGVRETIDPSGERVTEPLIRRGGTLRPTDWDTVLGTVSVRIIEALRNGNDNVAVLGSGQQTNEAAYALGKLARGGFGTRYYDANTTLCMASAVQAYVQAFGSDAPPPTYDDIPDAETHVIWGANPKIAHPVLYRRIADSAGGDDGELIVVDPVESETAADADLHVSPEPGTDLALARAVLAQVVDDGLVDREFIEHHTEGFEAMVGSLPDVDVAAETAGVPVERVSELAAAFDARTLVYWGMGVNQSVQGTGTARSLIDLCLATGNLGPGSGPFSLTGQANSMGNRVCASKSSWPGYRPFDDTAHRKAIANAWGVPLSRLPDSSGPGFVRIIDELARDNVDVCWTVATNPVAGMPDANHVESALEDTFLIVQDAFRSDTVELADVVLPAATWGESEGTVMNMERRVSRVSAAREPPADVRQDVDIIGAVADRVVSDLFDSTRLDPEALFDEVSALTRGTTADLSGISYERLSEELAVRWPAPDETGEGGYRYYDGDGADAEDARDATPDDADGRWSFPTDSGRARFSNASHRGVPEPIDEAYPLTLTTGRRPDAYNTGVRTRPDADDDGSATAARMHPETIADNLRAFDRGETVIESRRSAVTVGVAPDAHVPPGLVWLPVHNPAANRLTLSAADPESAEPNLKQCAVALRAPDRTTTDITGSSGQLNGTGSHS, encoded by the coding sequence ATGACTGATCGGGAGCCAACAACCTGTATGCGGTGCGCGGTCGGTTGTGGCTACCAACAGCGCGCCGGCGACGACGGGGAGTTCCTCGACGTTCGAGGCGACGACGACCACCCCACGAACGGGGGCAAGACCTGCAGTCGGGGGGTCCGCGAGACGATCGACCCGAGCGGCGAGCGGGTGACCGAACCGCTGATCCGCCGGGGCGGGACGCTCCGGCCGACCGACTGGGACACCGTTCTCGGGACCGTTTCGGTGCGGATTATCGAGGCGCTCAGGAACGGGAACGACAACGTCGCGGTGCTGGGAAGCGGCCAGCAGACGAACGAGGCGGCGTACGCGCTGGGAAAGCTCGCGCGCGGCGGCTTCGGCACCCGGTACTACGACGCCAACACCACTCTCTGTATGGCCTCGGCGGTGCAGGCGTACGTGCAGGCGTTCGGGAGCGACGCGCCGCCGCCGACGTACGACGACATCCCCGACGCCGAGACCCACGTGATCTGGGGCGCGAATCCGAAGATCGCCCATCCCGTGCTGTATCGCAGGATCGCCGACAGCGCGGGCGGGGACGACGGCGAACTGATCGTCGTCGACCCCGTCGAAAGCGAGACGGCGGCCGACGCCGATCTGCACGTCAGCCCGGAGCCGGGGACGGATCTGGCGCTGGCGCGAGCCGTGCTCGCGCAGGTCGTCGACGACGGCCTCGTCGACCGCGAGTTCATCGAACACCACACCGAGGGGTTCGAGGCCATGGTCGGATCGCTGCCAGACGTCGACGTCGCGGCCGAGACCGCCGGTGTCCCGGTCGAGCGCGTCTCCGAGCTGGCCGCGGCGTTCGACGCTCGGACCCTCGTGTACTGGGGAATGGGGGTCAACCAGAGCGTTCAGGGGACCGGAACCGCCCGCTCGTTGATCGACCTCTGTCTGGCCACCGGCAACCTGGGACCGGGCAGCGGCCCCTTCTCGTTGACCGGACAGGCGAACTCGATGGGGAACCGCGTCTGCGCCTCGAAGTCGTCGTGGCCGGGATACAGACCGTTCGACGACACGGCTCACCGCAAGGCTATCGCCAACGCGTGGGGCGTTCCGCTGAGCCGGCTTCCCGACTCGTCCGGGCCGGGGTTCGTCCGGATCATCGACGAGCTGGCGCGGGACAACGTCGACGTCTGCTGGACGGTGGCGACGAACCCGGTCGCGGGGATGCCCGACGCGAACCACGTCGAGAGCGCCCTCGAAGACACGTTCCTGATCGTCCAAGACGCGTTCCGCTCCGACACCGTCGAGCTGGCGGACGTGGTGTTGCCGGCGGCGACGTGGGGCGAGTCCGAGGGGACGGTGATGAACATGGAGCGGCGTGTCTCACGAGTCTCGGCGGCGCGCGAGCCGCCGGCCGACGTTCGGCAGGACGTGGACATCATCGGCGCGGTCGCCGACCGTGTCGTTTCGGATCTGTTCGATTCGACGCGGCTCGACCCCGAAGCGCTGTTCGACGAGGTCAGCGCCCTGACGCGCGGCACGACGGCCGACCTCTCGGGGATCTCTTACGAGCGGCTGTCCGAGGAGCTGGCCGTCCGGTGGCCCGCCCCGGACGAGACCGGCGAGGGCGGGTACCGGTACTACGACGGGGACGGCGCGGACGCCGAAGACGCCAGGGACGCAACCCCCGACGACGCGGACGGCCGATGGTCGTTCCCGACCGACTCGGGCCGAGCGCGGTTCTCGAACGCGTCTCACCGGGGCGTGCCGGAGCCGATCGACGAGGCGTACCCCCTCACGCTCACCACCGGCCGTCGTCCGGACGCGTACAACACCGGGGTCCGGACTCGGCCTGACGCTGACGACGACGGGAGCGCGACGGCCGCGCGGATGCACCCCGAGACGATCGCCGACAACCTGCGGGCGTTCGACCGGGGAGAGACGGTGATCGAGTCCCGTCGCTCCGCGGTGACGGTCGGGGTCGCGCCCGACGCCCACGTGCCGCCGGGGCTCGTCTGGCTCCCGGTCCACAACCCGGCGGCGAACCGACTCACGCTGTCCGCCGCGGACCCGGAGTCGGCCGAGCCGAACCTCAAGCAGTGCGCGGTCGCGTTGCGTGCCCCGGACCGGACCACCACCGATATCACCGGCAGTTCGGGACAACTGAACGGGACCGGATCCCACTCCTAG
- a CDS encoding FAD-binding and (Fe-S)-binding domain-containing protein, with translation MATNTPDPDPRDGGDFDYTGGAVERPGLVDALEDRVDGNVRFDEYSKRLYATDASAYEVTPIGVVVPESTADVAAVHEYCYEEGIPVLPRGGGTSLAGQTVNEAVVLDLTGSMDEVLSTDPEAGTARAQAGAYVGDLNAAVEPHGLKFAPDPAWRDKSAIGGAIGNNSTGSHSLKYGKTDHYVEELEVVLADGTVTTFGEVAVEELRESADAESDDLLPRIHAEIVRILDEEAGAIDERFPEMKRNVSGYNLDRLLAEYRGEYGEAGVVNLGRLMAGSEGTLATVTEATVSLVEIPETKAVALLTYDDLLDAMEDVAPILDHDPAAVEVMDDVLLGLAADTPEFEGVVGMLPEGTDSVLLVEFYADSDVDGKQKVADLIADRVGATADRARPATMAEPSDGAAETTSQPRRAVDAMEAHDPEKRDRFWKMRKAGLPILLSRTTDEKHISFIEDCAIPPEHLPEYTREFQEILDDNDTFATFYAHAGPGVLHIRPLINTKDVDDVDAMVDIADRVTDAVVRLGGSVSGEHGDGRARTQWNRKLYGDDLWDAFRDLKTAFDPDWLLNPGNVCGDHDMRENLRFDSEYEYDAGFDPAMEWAIDNGMQGMVELCHGCGGCRGPQETTGGVMCPTYRASEEEIQATRGRANMLRGAMNGELPDDPTDDEFVTEVMDLCVGCKGCTKDCPSGVDMAKLKAEVEHAHHEEHGIDLRTRLLGNFESLAPIGSTLAPLSNLPGKIPGAGLVMEKALGIAKERDLPTFRSESLTDWFEARGGAGIPRAEADRDVLLFPDVYTTYTNPGAGKAAVRVLEAANCHVRIPDVDGSGRPPHSKGMLDESRAAARDAVETLVPDVADGWDVVVVEPTDAVMLQTDYHDLLDGDASDVPDADVATVSANTYGVMEYVDAHRLDEDIDLDAPTESLTYHGHCHQKATKKDHHAVGVLRRAGYGVDPLDSSCCGMAGSFGYEAEHYSMSKAIGRILFDQVAESDGDEVVAPGASCRSQLKERDGGAPEPPHPVEKLAAALA, from the coding sequence ATGGCGACCAACACGCCGGATCCGGATCCGCGGGACGGGGGGGACTTCGATTACACTGGCGGCGCGGTAGAGCGCCCGGGCCTCGTCGACGCGCTGGAAGACCGGGTCGATGGCAACGTGCGGTTCGACGAGTACTCGAAGCGGCTGTACGCGACCGACGCCTCGGCGTACGAGGTCACACCGATCGGCGTCGTGGTGCCGGAGTCGACGGCGGACGTGGCGGCGGTCCACGAGTACTGCTACGAAGAGGGGATTCCGGTGTTGCCCCGCGGGGGCGGCACGTCGCTCGCGGGCCAGACCGTCAACGAGGCGGTCGTCCTCGATCTCACCGGTTCGATGGACGAGGTGCTGTCGACGGATCCGGAGGCGGGGACCGCCCGAGCGCAGGCGGGGGCGTACGTCGGCGACCTCAACGCCGCGGTCGAGCCCCACGGGCTGAAGTTCGCGCCCGATCCGGCGTGGCGCGACAAGTCCGCGATCGGCGGCGCAATCGGCAACAACTCCACCGGGTCGCACTCGCTGAAGTACGGGAAAACCGACCACTACGTCGAGGAGCTGGAGGTCGTGTTAGCCGACGGGACGGTGACGACCTTCGGAGAGGTCGCCGTCGAGGAGCTACGAGAGTCCGCAGACGCCGAGAGCGACGACCTCCTACCGCGGATCCACGCCGAGATCGTCCGGATCCTCGACGAGGAGGCGGGCGCGATCGACGAGCGCTTCCCGGAGATGAAGCGGAACGTCTCCGGCTACAACCTCGACCGCCTGCTCGCCGAGTACCGCGGCGAGTACGGCGAGGCGGGCGTCGTCAACCTCGGTCGGCTCATGGCCGGCAGCGAAGGGACCCTCGCGACGGTCACGGAAGCGACCGTCTCGCTTGTCGAGATTCCAGAGACGAAGGCGGTGGCGCTGCTCACCTACGACGACCTGCTGGACGCGATGGAGGATGTGGCGCCGATCCTCGACCACGACCCCGCCGCCGTCGAGGTGATGGACGACGTGCTCCTCGGCCTCGCGGCCGACACGCCCGAGTTCGAGGGCGTCGTGGGGATGTTGCCCGAGGGGACCGACTCCGTCCTCCTCGTCGAGTTTTACGCCGACAGCGACGTGGATGGGAAACAGAAGGTCGCGGACCTGATCGCGGATCGGGTGGGTGCGACGGCCGACCGTGCCCGCCCGGCGACGATGGCGGAGCCGAGCGACGGCGCGGCCGAGACGACGAGCCAGCCCCGCCGCGCGGTCGACGCGATGGAAGCGCACGACCCCGAAAAGCGCGACCGGTTCTGGAAGATGCGCAAGGCCGGACTCCCGATCCTCCTGTCGCGCACCACAGACGAAAAGCACATCTCCTTCATCGAGGACTGCGCGATCCCGCCCGAACACCTCCCCGAGTACACCCGCGAGTTCCAGGAGATCCTCGACGACAACGACACCTTCGCGACCTTCTACGCGCACGCCGGCCCGGGCGTACTCCACATCCGGCCGCTGATCAACACGAAAGACGTGGACGACGTGGACGCGATGGTCGACATCGCCGACCGCGTCACCGACGCCGTGGTCCGGCTCGGCGGGTCGGTGTCGGGCGAACACGGGGACGGCCGCGCCCGGACCCAGTGGAACCGGAAGCTGTACGGCGACGACCTCTGGGACGCCTTCCGCGACCTCAAGACCGCCTTCGACCCCGACTGGCTGCTCAATCCCGGAAACGTCTGCGGCGACCACGACATGCGCGAGAACCTCCGGTTCGACTCGGAGTACGAGTACGACGCCGGCTTCGACCCCGCGATGGAGTGGGCGATCGACAACGGGATGCAGGGGATGGTCGAGCTCTGTCACGGCTGTGGCGGGTGTCGCGGCCCGCAGGAGACCACCGGCGGCGTGATGTGTCCGACCTATCGCGCCTCCGAAGAAGAGATACAGGCGACCCGCGGCCGGGCGAACATGCTCCGCGGAGCCATGAACGGCGAACTCCCCGACGACCCGACCGACGACGAGTTCGTCACCGAGGTGATGGATCTGTGTGTCGGCTGTAAGGGCTGTACGAAGGACTGTCCGAGCGGCGTCGACATGGCGAAGCTCAAAGCCGAGGTCGAACACGCCCACCACGAGGAACACGGGATCGACCTGCGGACCCGACTGCTCGGCAACTTCGAATCGCTCGCGCCGATCGGCTCGACGCTCGCGCCCCTCTCGAACCTCCCCGGGAAGATCCCCGGCGCCGGCCTCGTCATGGAGAAGGCCCTCGGGATCGCGAAGGAGCGTGACCTCCCCACGTTCCGCTCGGAGAGCCTGACCGACTGGTTCGAGGCCCGCGGCGGCGCGGGGATTCCCCGAGCCGAGGCCGACCGCGACGTACTGCTGTTCCCCGACGTGTACACCACCTACACGAACCCCGGTGCGGGGAAGGCCGCGGTGCGCGTGCTGGAGGCCGCGAACTGCCACGTCCGAATCCCCGATGTGGACGGGAGCGGGCGCCCCCCGCACTCGAAGGGGATGCTCGACGAGTCGCGCGCGGCGGCGAGAGACGCCGTGGAGACGCTCGTACCAGATGTGGCCGACGGCTGGGACGTGGTGGTCGTCGAGCCCACCGACGCCGTGATGCTGCAGACCGACTACCACGACCTGCTCGACGGCGACGCCAGCGACGTGCCCGACGCCGACGTGGCGACCGTCTCGGCGAACACCTACGGCGTCATGGAGTACGTCGACGCCCACCGGCTCGACGAGGATATCGACCTCGACGCGCCCACCGAATCGCTCACGTATCACGGGCACTGCCACCAGAAGGCGACGAAGAAGGACCATCACGCGGTCGGCGTGCTCCGACGTGCGGGGTACGGGGTCGATCCGCTCGACTCCTCCTGCTGTGGGATGGCGGGCTCGTTCGGCTACGAGGCCGAGCACTACTCGATGAGCAAGGCGATCGGCCGGATCCTCTTCGATCAGGTCGCCGAGAGCGACGGTGACGAGGTCGTTGCTCCCGGTGCCTCCTGCCGGAGCCAACTGAAGGAGCGCGACGGCGGTGCCCCCGAGCCGCCGCACCCGGTCGAGAAGCTGGCGGCGGCGCTGGCGTAG
- a CDS encoding bis(5'-nucleosyl)-tetraphosphatase — translation MTVEATSAGAILFRDTRGEREYLLLKSRPGDWEFPKGGIEGDEELQQTAIREVSEEAGIEDFRLIDGFRKEYDYVFEANGNTIHKTVHLFIARSFEASAEISNEHRDLQWRDYDQALNTITQTGPREILEDAHDYLDERKDGDTGEYV, via the coding sequence ATGACGGTCGAAGCGACCAGTGCCGGAGCCATCCTCTTCCGCGACACCCGCGGCGAACGGGAGTACTTGCTCCTGAAGAGCCGACCGGGGGACTGGGAGTTCCCCAAGGGCGGGATCGAGGGGGACGAGGAGCTCCAGCAGACGGCGATCAGGGAGGTGTCGGAGGAGGCCGGAATCGAAGATTTCCGGCTGATCGACGGCTTCCGCAAGGAGTACGACTACGTGTTTGAGGCGAACGGCAACACCATCCACAAGACGGTGCACCTGTTCATCGCGCGCTCGTTCGAAGCGAGCGCCGAAATCTCGAACGAACACCGTGACCTGCAGTGGCGCGACTACGATCAGGCGCTCAACACGATCACGCAAACAGGCCCCCGAGAGATCTTAGAGGACGCCCACGACTACCTCGACGAGCGGAAAGACGGGGACACCGGCGAGTACGTCTAA
- a CDS encoding uS10/mL48 family ribosomal protein, translating into MTFVTKLSFASGDHDVLAETVQDLKSTLERKGAECKGPHATPAETVRVPLYKQLRAGDEFSPWNYDVYKRSMEIHGADDIAREVVGRDFPDSIHVEVEVDQKKPLGHRRD; encoded by the coding sequence ATGACCTTCGTCACGAAACTCTCTTTCGCGTCCGGCGACCACGACGTGCTCGCCGAGACCGTCCAAGACCTCAAATCGACGCTCGAACGGAAAGGCGCGGAGTGTAAGGGTCCACACGCCACGCCCGCCGAGACCGTCCGCGTTCCACTTTACAAACAGCTCCGCGCCGGCGACGAGTTCTCGCCGTGGAACTACGACGTGTACAAGCGCTCGATGGAGATCCACGGCGCGGACGACATCGCCCGCGAAGTCGTCGGTCGCGACTTCCCCGACTCGATCCACGTCGAGGTCGAGGTCGACCAGAAGAAGCCGCTCGGACACCGTCGGGACTGA
- a CDS encoding DUF5787 family protein codes for MTPDAEFGYELLVCRYAELAWYPGEGPRPAVVARQLGTKERRWDTVVIEVDPAAFAARRAFGDRTIDSDLLHVVRHAPAEWAWYRDALPHPGYPWRYVRQAVHRAAGRELIEKRRRNNRIQLRRKRPYPDWVKRIVAIENKPDLDRSAADRLADQLAHDVETCLADEAWLATETTGERVEPALLREMPVEAGILATDFEGGVGADAADVAWHPSDLAPAEHERRDPETVTRRLEIAERAYGKGWRSFADTMRPDCRHFELRRNGQALVPYCAAKETVPTARECSGSCASFSPEPPQWRTKGWPIEGGPGKGLELVLDRRRERERDRVADGDGESD; via the coding sequence GTGACTCCGGACGCCGAGTTCGGCTACGAGCTGTTGGTCTGTCGGTACGCCGAGCTGGCGTGGTACCCCGGAGAGGGTCCGCGTCCGGCAGTCGTCGCCCGCCAGCTCGGCACCAAAGAGCGCCGCTGGGACACGGTCGTGATAGAGGTCGATCCGGCGGCGTTCGCAGCCCGCCGTGCGTTCGGCGATCGGACCATCGATTCCGACCTCCTCCACGTGGTTCGCCACGCCCCCGCCGAGTGGGCGTGGTACCGCGACGCGCTCCCGCATCCCGGCTATCCATGGCGCTACGTTCGACAGGCGGTCCACCGCGCTGCCGGCCGCGAGCTGATCGAGAAGCGACGGCGGAACAACCGGATTCAGCTCCGCCGGAAGCGACCGTATCCCGATTGGGTCAAGCGGATCGTCGCGATCGAGAACAAGCCGGATCTCGATCGCTCTGCGGCCGACCGGCTCGCCGACCAACTCGCTCACGACGTCGAAACCTGCCTCGCTGACGAGGCGTGGCTCGCCACCGAGACGACCGGCGAGCGCGTCGAGCCGGCCCTGCTCCGCGAGATGCCCGTCGAGGCCGGCATCCTCGCGACCGATTTCGAGGGAGGCGTCGGCGCCGATGCGGCCGACGTGGCGTGGCATCCGAGCGATCTGGCGCCCGCGGAACACGAGCGCCGCGACCCTGAGACGGTGACCCGCCGGCTGGAGATAGCCGAGCGAGCCTACGGGAAGGGGTGGCGCTCCTTCGCCGACACGATGCGGCCGGACTGCCGACACTTCGAACTTCGCCGCAACGGGCAAGCGCTCGTCCCGTACTGCGCGGCCAAGGAGACGGTCCCGACCGCACGAGAGTGTTCGGGATCCTGTGCGTCGTTCTCGCCCGAACCGCCCCAGTGGCGGACGAAGGGGTGGCCCATCGAGGGCGGCCCCGGGAAGGGGCTCGAACTGGTCCTCGACCGCCGACGAGAGCGAGAGCGCGACCGGGTCGCCGACGGCGACGGCGAGAGCGACTAG
- a CDS encoding MFS transporter: MKPTDLLYGKYRNLILATAMFNLGFVIWFSFAPFTGGIAEEFGLSVQQLGVVASAAIVAVPLGRIVIGPLTDRFGANVTGGVTLVVVGTFAIISAFSQTYEVFTASRIVASLSGITFVIGIQHVAEWFEEENLGTAEGIFAGIGNAGAGLGAYFTLPRIFGEGYVDPIFGSAFLATSSNWRAAFFYTGALAVLLGVVYYVFGAAAKSEAKREATKAGVSWEQWRFIATRYGAVVLSVAYVMSFGLELAMNGWLGTYYREAFGQGDIVIAASFAATFSVAAGLLRPIGGYVSDVVARNERDILPVFEGEYRNQWTFAALSFVVLSMFGMTLAGLTGNIYVAVVAGFLVGTGCAFSEGAIFAQVPAMFPDNSGSVAGIVGGIGTVGGVVYPLAFSAAFLPNLHVGYAIVGASMIPILGLVAWVFQPKIAERANDDGWFVSGERIVATGDDD, from the coding sequence GTGAAGCCGACCGACCTGCTCTACGGCAAGTACCGGAACCTCATTCTCGCGACGGCCATGTTCAACCTCGGATTCGTAATCTGGTTCTCGTTCGCGCCGTTCACCGGCGGTATCGCCGAGGAGTTCGGGCTCTCAGTCCAACAGCTCGGGGTCGTCGCGAGCGCGGCCATCGTCGCCGTCCCCCTCGGTCGCATCGTCATCGGGCCGCTGACGGATCGGTTCGGGGCGAACGTCACGGGCGGCGTCACGCTCGTCGTCGTCGGGACGTTCGCGATCATCAGCGCGTTCTCACAGACGTACGAGGTGTTCACCGCCTCACGGATCGTCGCGTCGCTCTCGGGGATCACGTTCGTCATCGGCATCCAGCACGTCGCCGAGTGGTTCGAGGAGGAGAACCTCGGGACCGCGGAAGGGATCTTCGCCGGAATCGGCAACGCCGGGGCCGGGCTGGGCGCGTACTTCACCCTGCCGCGGATCTTCGGTGAGGGATACGTCGACCCGATATTCGGCTCGGCGTTCCTCGCCACCTCGTCGAACTGGCGGGCGGCGTTCTTCTACACCGGCGCGCTCGCGGTGCTGCTCGGTGTCGTCTACTACGTCTTCGGGGCCGCCGCGAAGAGCGAGGCGAAGCGGGAGGCGACGAAGGCGGGCGTGAGCTGGGAGCAGTGGCGGTTCATCGCGACCCGCTACGGCGCGGTCGTCCTCTCCGTCGCGTACGTGATGTCGTTCGGCCTCGAACTCGCGATGAACGGCTGGCTCGGGACCTACTACCGCGAGGCGTTCGGCCAGGGCGACATCGTGATCGCCGCGTCGTTCGCGGCGACGTTCTCGGTCGCCGCCGGGCTCCTCCGGCCGATCGGCGGGTACGTCAGCGACGTGGTCGCGCGCAACGAGCGGGACATCCTCCCCGTCTTCGAGGGTGAGTACCGCAACCAGTGGACGTTCGCCGCGCTCTCGTTCGTCGTACTGTCGATGTTCGGCATGACGCTCGCCGGGCTGACGGGGAACATCTACGTCGCCGTGGTCGCCGGCTTCCTCGTCGGCACCGGCTGCGCGTTCTCCGAGGGCGCGATCTTCGCGCAAGTGCCCGCGATGTTCCCGGACAACTCCGGATCGGTGGCGGGGATCGTCGGCGGGATCGGAACGGTCGGAGGCGTCGTCTACCCGCTCGCGTTCTCCGCCGCGTTCCTCCCGAACCTCCACGTCGGCTACGCGATCGTCGGCGCGTCGATGATACCGATCTTGGGGCTCGTGGCGTGGGTGTTCCAGCCGAAGATCGCGGAGCGCGCGAACGACGACGGATGGTTCGTCTCCGGCGAGCGGATCGTCGCGACCGGCGACGACGACTGA
- the nasA gene encoding assimilatory nitrate reductase NasA, which yields MSEWTPTTCMRCAVGCGHLQQGYTNNYGLDTVRGDASHPVNRGLACQRGVSETADPDGDWLTRPLVREDGTLVPTSWETAIGTVVSHIEDALAETRDGVAVLGSGQQTNEAAYALGKLARGGFGTRYYDANTTLCMASAVTAYYQAFGSDAPPPTYEDIPDAETHVIWGANPAVAHPVMYRWIADSASDDDSELIVVDPVESETVDDADLHAQVDPGTDLAFARAVLAQTVADDAVDREFVAEATTGFEATVDSLPSVREAAETAGVSVETVERVAEAMTDSALVYWGMGVNQSVQGTATSRALIDLCLATGNLRPGSGPFSLTGQANSMGTRVCSSKGTWPGQRGFTDPEERQFIADEWEIPRSRLPDDPGPGPVGIVDAVADGPPEVCWTVATNPVAGMPDASEVRSALDDAFLVAQDAFRTETVELADVVLPAATWGESEGTVTNMERRISRVRAATETSPKIKQDLDIIVAIGAAIDGELFPRPALSPESVFDELRALTAGTPADLSGISYDRLEAERAVRWPAPSPEAEGGYRYVDNDGWSFPTPSGRARFSTGAHDGLAEPTDDEFPLTLTTGRQADAYNTGVRSRGTGTDDPPMARIHPETTLEYIESFDRGKTVVSSRRGSVTIAVNPDDGVPKGMVWLPIHHPAVNALTLPVVDPESDEPNLKQCAVDVRAPQPSNPLVHEGQPTVDGEPAPTDD from the coding sequence ATGAGCGAGTGGACGCCGACGACGTGTATGCGGTGTGCCGTCGGGTGCGGTCACCTCCAGCAGGGGTACACCAACAACTACGGACTCGACACCGTCCGAGGCGACGCGTCCCATCCGGTCAACCGCGGCCTCGCCTGCCAGCGCGGGGTCAGCGAGACCGCGGACCCCGACGGGGACTGGCTGACGCGGCCCCTCGTCAGGGAGGACGGCACCCTCGTCCCCACGAGCTGGGAGACGGCGATCGGGACGGTCGTCTCGCATATCGAGGACGCGCTGGCCGAAACGAGGGACGGCGTCGCGGTGCTGGGAAGCGGCCAGCAGACGAACGAGGCGGCGTACGCGCTGGGGAAGCTCGCGCGGGGCGGCTTCGGCACCCGGTACTACGACGCCAACACCACCCTCTGTATGGCCTCGGCCGTCACCGCCTACTACCAGGCGTTCGGGAGCGACGCGCCGCCGCCGACCTACGAGGACATCCCCGACGCCGAGACCCACGTGATCTGGGGCGCGAATCCCGCGGTGGCGCACCCCGTGATGTACCGGTGGATCGCCGACAGCGCGAGCGACGACGACAGCGAACTGATCGTCGTCGACCCCGTCGAGAGCGAGACCGTCGACGACGCCGACCTGCACGCGCAGGTCGACCCCGGCACCGATCTGGCGTTCGCCCGGGCGGTGTTAGCGCAGACCGTCGCCGACGACGCCGTCGACCGCGAGTTCGTCGCGGAGGCGACGACCGGCTTCGAGGCGACGGTCGACTCGTTGCCCTCGGTACGGGAGGCGGCGGAGACCGCCGGCGTCTCGGTCGAGACGGTCGAGCGCGTCGCCGAGGCCATGACGGACTCGGCGCTCGTGTACTGGGGGATGGGCGTCAACCAGAGCGTGCAGGGGACCGCGACCTCGCGGGCGCTCATCGACCTGTGTCTCGCGACCGGGAACCTCCGGCCGGGAAGCGGACCGTTCTCGCTGACCGGGCAGGCGAACTCGATGGGGACCCGCGTCTGCTCGTCGAAGGGGACGTGGCCCGGTCAACGCGGGTTCACCGATCCGGAGGAGCGGCAGTTCATCGCGGACGAGTGGGAGATTCCACGAAGCCGACTTCCGGACGATCCGGGTCCGGGACCCGTCGGGATCGTCGACGCCGTCGCGGACGGGCCGCCCGAGGTGTGCTGGACGGTGGCGACGAACCCGGTCGCGGGGATGCCCGACGCGAGCGAGGTCAGAAGCGCGCTCGACGACGCCTTCCTCGTCGCGCAGGACGCCTTCCGGACCGAGACCGTCGAGCTGGCGGACGTGGTGTTGCCGGCGGCGACGTGGGGCGAGTCCGAGGGGACCGTCACCAACATGGAGCGCCGGATATCGCGGGTCCGCGCCGCCACGGAGACCTCCCCGAAGATCAAACAGGACCTCGACATCATCGTCGCGATCGGCGCCGCGATCGACGGGGAGCTGTTCCCCCGACCCGCGCTCTCGCCGGAGTCGGTGTTCGACGAGCTGCGCGCGCTGACCGCGGGGACGCCAGCGGATCTGTCGGGGATCTCGTACGACCGGCTGGAGGCGGAGCGCGCGGTCCGGTGGCCGGCTCCGTCACCGGAAGCGGAGGGCGGCTACCGCTACGTCGACAACGACGGCTGGTCGTTCCCCACGCCGTCGGGTCGCGCTCGGTTCTCGACGGGGGCCCATGACGGCCTCGCCGAGCCGACCGACGACGAGTTCCCGCTGACCTTGACGACCGGCCGGCAGGCCGACGCGTACAACACCGGCGTCCGCAGTCGCGGCACCGGGACCGACGACCCCCCGATGGCGCGGATCCACCCGGAGACGACGCTGGAGTACATCGAGTCGTTCGATCGCGGGAAGACGGTCGTCTCGTCGCGGCGGGGGTCGGTGACGATTGCGGTCAACCCGGACGACGGCGTGCCGAAGGGGATGGTGTGGCTGCCGATCCACCACCCGGCCGTGAACGCCCTCACGCTCCCCGTCGTCGATCCCGAGTCAGACGAGCCGAACCTCAAGCAGTGCGCGGTCGACGTCCGGGCGCCGCAGCCGTCGAACCCGTTGGTCCACGAGGGCCAGCCCACCGTGGACGGCGAGCCCGCACCGACGGACGACTGA